In Persicimonas caeni, a single window of DNA contains:
- the rsmH gene encoding 16S rRNA (cytosine(1402)-N(4))-methyltransferase RsmH, whose protein sequence is MPQTDTHKSHAYGTDYHVPVMVPEVLEYLQVAPGRRYVDGTAGGGGHSQAILEASTPDGRLLSIDRDPEAIETVRERLAGFGERLTLVQGNYGDVHQICAEHDFLDVDGLLVDAGVSSHQLDEAERGFSFSQAGPLDMRMGTDAPTLEEYLAAVELDELTRALKVYGEVRKAYYIARAILDAFDAGELETTVDLANVVENTVGRGAGSGRGTSIHPATLVFQGLRIAINRELETLEAAVKAVPDVVRKGGRAVFISFHSLEDRIVKHGFRDLAEDCVCPPGLPICGCDAVQRVKVLTSKPVYASDEEVERNPRARSARLRAVEVL, encoded by the coding sequence GTGCCCCAAACTGACACACACAAGTCACACGCATACGGCACCGACTATCACGTGCCGGTGATGGTGCCGGAGGTGCTCGAATACCTCCAGGTGGCACCTGGCCGGCGCTATGTCGACGGGACGGCCGGGGGCGGCGGACATAGCCAGGCGATCCTCGAGGCGAGCACGCCCGACGGTCGTTTGCTCTCCATTGACCGTGATCCGGAGGCCATCGAGACGGTGCGCGAGCGTCTGGCAGGCTTTGGCGAGCGTCTGACGCTCGTGCAGGGCAACTATGGCGACGTGCACCAAATCTGCGCCGAGCACGATTTTCTCGACGTCGACGGTTTGCTCGTCGACGCCGGGGTCAGCTCGCACCAACTCGATGAGGCCGAGCGGGGCTTCAGCTTCAGCCAAGCAGGTCCGCTCGATATGCGCATGGGGACCGACGCGCCCACGCTCGAAGAGTACCTGGCCGCCGTCGAGCTCGACGAGCTCACGCGCGCCCTGAAGGTCTACGGCGAAGTGCGCAAGGCCTACTACATCGCCCGCGCGATCCTCGACGCCTTCGACGCCGGAGAGCTCGAGACGACCGTCGACTTGGCCAACGTGGTCGAGAACACGGTCGGCCGCGGTGCGGGCAGTGGGCGCGGTACGTCGATTCACCCGGCGACGCTGGTCTTTCAGGGCCTGCGCATCGCCATCAACCGCGAACTCGAGACCCTCGAGGCTGCGGTCAAAGCCGTACCCGACGTCGTCCGCAAGGGCGGCCGCGCGGTCTTCATCAGCTTTCACTCGCTCGAAGACCGTATCGTCAAACACGGCTTTCGCGACCTGGCCGAAGATTGCGTCTGCCCGCCGGGGCTTCCCATCTGCGGATGCGACGCCGTCCAGCGGGTTAAGGTGCTCACGTCGAAGCCGGTCTACGCCTCCGACGAAGAGGTCGAGCGCAACCCTCGCGCCCGCAGCGCGCGGTTGCGCGCAGTAGAAGTGCTTTAG
- a CDS encoding cell division protein FtsL: MKKWLSEGMGDGFRVLKVLVVVAIPVCILLFHVWNQFRITELGYEVAQQTRDHRELIEERRKLSIEATFQGRSERVLTVAKERFGLEPLEPEQVIQIDETAFGGASEEQASLDLRTRE, encoded by the coding sequence ATGAAGAAGTGGTTGTCTGAGGGAATGGGAGACGGATTTCGAGTGCTCAAAGTGCTCGTCGTGGTCGCCATTCCGGTATGCATTTTGTTGTTCCACGTCTGGAATCAATTCCGCATCACCGAACTCGGCTACGAGGTGGCTCAGCAGACACGCGACCACCGCGAGTTGATCGAGGAGCGGCGCAAGCTGAGTATCGAAGCGACCTTCCAGGGCCGCTCCGAGCGCGTGCTCACCGTGGCCAAGGAGCGCTTCGGCCTCGAGCCGCTCGAGCCCGAGCAGGTCATCCAGATCGACGAGACCGCCTTCGGCGGCGCCTCCGAAGAGCAGGCCTCGCTCGACCTTCGCACGAGAGAATGA
- a CDS encoding PEGA domain-containing protein, with product MRQSQHQGVMRPFVAVFAALAFVFSPFAVLAQQSADGEQQKEGEGEQAQPAKPAGPTPKLFVVPTQGVRDEISSIIPERVGEMLRGQLEGKSQIELLPSYEKLQKQGGGRANAAVAEAERLYTSGIGLLTAGEDEKASKTFQKAVDIMEQNIADLTNFDVLADAYKNMALAYFNAGYDFDGRKKMKVFAHLRPEATLDAEKFPKELRQVFEDEAKKVKKGGPGKLIIEADVDEALVYIDGVMKGKTPATVEDVGYGYHYMVVRSPSGGVWSEQIRVRGRGKKQDFKVELGAGKKQQAGEDDSDAPAFYSGLQEAIKSGSFATKELEPYLSELVTRTGAQYVGWVAMVRQGREYVAAPFVYRASDGLLVQADSVKFNIQLSNLRVGVSQLANRMVTAVETMPEDKAITSVELGAPEEEEKPTVAAGAGESKTEDAEQGQSEGAGAEAGEEKPTEVAAADEEKDEGQSVKPLPEPDPSDKEGESDKWLWIGGGAAALGVALVVGGIVYAADSGSDGPESFDAQLTW from the coding sequence ATGAGACAGTCTCAACACCAGGGCGTGATGCGGCCATTTGTGGCCGTTTTCGCCGCGTTAGCGTTTGTTTTTTCACCGTTTGCGGTGCTCGCGCAGCAAAGCGCCGACGGAGAACAACAAAAAGAAGGCGAGGGTGAGCAGGCCCAGCCTGCCAAGCCGGCGGGGCCGACCCCGAAGCTTTTCGTGGTGCCGACCCAAGGGGTGCGCGACGAAATCTCGAGCATTATCCCCGAGCGCGTCGGTGAGATGTTGCGCGGCCAACTCGAGGGCAAGAGCCAGATCGAGCTGCTGCCTTCGTACGAAAAGCTCCAGAAGCAGGGCGGTGGGCGTGCCAACGCGGCGGTGGCCGAGGCCGAGCGCCTCTACACCTCCGGAATCGGCCTTCTGACGGCGGGCGAGGATGAAAAAGCCTCGAAGACCTTCCAGAAGGCGGTCGATATCATGGAGCAGAATATCGCCGACCTGACGAACTTCGACGTGCTGGCCGACGCGTATAAGAATATGGCGTTGGCCTACTTCAACGCCGGCTACGACTTCGACGGCCGCAAGAAGATGAAGGTGTTCGCCCACCTGCGCCCCGAAGCCACGCTCGACGCCGAGAAGTTCCCCAAGGAGCTTCGCCAGGTGTTCGAGGACGAGGCCAAGAAGGTCAAAAAGGGCGGCCCCGGAAAACTCATCATCGAGGCCGACGTCGACGAGGCGCTCGTCTATATCGACGGGGTCATGAAGGGCAAGACGCCGGCGACGGTCGAGGACGTGGGCTACGGCTACCACTACATGGTGGTGCGCTCGCCCAGCGGCGGGGTGTGGTCCGAGCAGATTCGGGTGCGCGGTCGCGGCAAGAAGCAGGATTTCAAAGTCGAACTCGGCGCCGGCAAAAAGCAGCAGGCAGGCGAGGACGACTCCGACGCGCCGGCGTTTTACTCGGGGCTGCAAGAGGCCATTAAGTCGGGTAGCTTCGCCACCAAAGAGCTCGAGCCGTATCTGTCCGAACTCGTCACGCGCACCGGCGCCCAGTATGTCGGCTGGGTCGCGATGGTTCGACAGGGCCGCGAGTATGTGGCCGCGCCGTTCGTCTACCGCGCCTCCGACGGCCTGTTGGTTCAGGCTGACAGCGTCAAATTCAACATCCAGCTTTCCAACCTTCGCGTCGGCGTCAGCCAGCTCGCCAACCGCATGGTGACGGCGGTCGAGACGATGCCCGAGGACAAGGCGATTACCAGCGTCGAGCTGGGCGCTCCCGAAGAAGAGGAGAAGCCCACGGTCGCCGCCGGTGCCGGTGAGTCGAAGACCGAGGACGCCGAGCAAGGGCAGAGTGAAGGCGCGGGCGCCGAGGCTGGCGAGGAGAAGCCCACCGAAGTGGCTGCAGCCGACGAGGAGAAGGACGAAGGACAGTCGGTCAAACCGCTGCCCGAGCCGGACCCGTCGGACAAGGAAGGGGAGAGCGACAAGTGGCTCTGGATAGGCGGTGGTGCCGCGGCCTTGGGCGTGGCCCTGGTCGTCGGAGGTATCGTCTACGCCGCTGACAGCGGCTCGGACGGTCCCGAGAGTTTCGACGCCCAGCTGACCTGGTGA
- a CDS encoding sensor histidine kinase, with product MRLSIATKIFLAFTAVVVIFTGVLMFGTYRTQTLYERIQQLNHTVVPISLLLSDVQTDLKSFNVVLNERDPLVLRRTLQMTRLIYFLPDRFTRKLTRAREMAEEANLDELTDAQQASLANLEERLQSLRSRAIGFAGRSRRFSQLVLDEKPREDPDAYAQQLIDLQAELRTDARQLDDQITALRKDLRAATDVALANANDSQRSSLYALGTLSAVALLIAVGLLIAVLMTMRRLTTLTEATKRIGEGDYRPIEDIAESKLGHDEITMLTREFNSMAESLAERDAKLREQHEQLLKSERLATVGRMTSLITHELRNPLSSINLNSEMLQESLIERGISADDDEVMPLLETIIDEVDRLRDITEEYLVYARLPSPQLEPRNLPDVVESLIDFHMFEWSQTGVEVDLQVDDATLGVMADGNQLRQALLNIIKNAIEASPPDSCVTVEVTRRDGHAVVAVHDEGQGIDREARKRIFDPFFTTKSNGTGLGLAMTQQIIEEHHGSIAVESREGHGATFVIRLPLQVQKAESTAAVAKESA from the coding sequence ATGCGCCTCAGTATCGCCACCAAAATCTTTCTGGCCTTCACCGCGGTGGTCGTGATCTTCACCGGGGTGCTGATGTTCGGCACCTACCGCACCCAGACGCTGTACGAGCGCATCCAGCAACTCAACCACACGGTGGTGCCCATCTCACTGTTGTTGAGCGACGTGCAGACCGACCTGAAGAGCTTCAACGTGGTGCTCAATGAGCGCGACCCGCTGGTGCTTCGTCGCACCCTGCAGATGACGCGGCTCATCTACTTTCTGCCCGACCGGTTCACCCGTAAGCTTACGCGCGCCCGCGAGATGGCCGAGGAGGCCAACCTCGACGAGTTGACGGACGCCCAGCAAGCGTCGTTGGCCAACCTCGAGGAGCGGCTGCAGAGCCTGCGCAGCCGCGCCATCGGCTTCGCCGGGCGCTCTCGCCGGTTCAGCCAACTGGTGCTCGATGAAAAGCCGCGTGAAGACCCCGACGCCTACGCCCAGCAGCTCATCGACCTGCAGGCCGAACTGCGCACCGACGCGCGCCAGCTCGACGACCAGATCACGGCGCTCAGAAAGGACTTGCGCGCGGCCACCGACGTGGCGCTGGCGAACGCCAACGACAGCCAGCGCTCCAGCCTCTACGCGCTGGGCACGCTCAGCGCCGTGGCGCTGCTCATCGCCGTGGGCCTCCTGATCGCCGTGCTCATGACCATGCGCCGGTTGACCACGTTGACCGAAGCGACCAAGCGGATCGGTGAGGGTGACTACCGCCCCATCGAGGATATCGCCGAAAGCAAGCTGGGCCATGACGAGATCACGATGCTCACCCGCGAGTTCAACTCGATGGCCGAGAGCTTGGCCGAGCGCGACGCCAAACTGCGTGAGCAGCACGAGCAACTCCTCAAATCGGAGCGCCTGGCCACCGTCGGCCGCATGACCAGCCTGATCACCCACGAGCTTCGAAACCCGCTGTCGAGCATCAACCTGAACTCCGAGATGCTCCAAGAATCACTCATCGAACGAGGCATCTCGGCCGACGACGACGAGGTGATGCCGCTTCTGGAGACGATCATCGACGAGGTCGATCGCCTCCGCGACATCACCGAGGAGTATTTGGTCTACGCGCGGCTCCCCTCGCCGCAACTCGAGCCGAGGAACCTGCCCGACGTGGTCGAGAGCCTCATCGACTTCCACATGTTCGAGTGGTCGCAAACAGGTGTCGAGGTCGACCTGCAGGTCGACGACGCCACGCTTGGCGTGATGGCCGACGGAAACCAGCTTCGCCAGGCACTGCTCAACATCATCAAGAATGCCATCGAGGCCAGCCCGCCGGACAGCTGCGTCACCGTCGAGGTCACCCGACGAGACGGCCACGCCGTCGTTGCAGTTCACGACGAGGGTCAGGGCATCGATCGAGAAGCCCGAAAACGCATCTTCGACCCTTTCTTCACCACCAAGTCGAACGGCACCGGGCTGGGTCTTGCGATGACCCAACAAATCATTGAAGAGCACCATGGCAGCATCGCGGTCGAGTCCCGAGAGGGTCACGGCGCCACGTTTGTGATTAGGTTGCCCTTACAGGTGCAGAAGGCAGAGAGTACCGCCGCCGTCGCCAAGGAGTCTGCGTGA
- a CDS encoding endonuclease/exonuclease/phosphatase family protein, with translation MTYNIRLGIQQGVEAIARVIREQRPDIVALQEVGRGWRMGPEGDTAAELCTQCDLPHHVYVTTIDDDGQHYGHAILSRWPLQNPEIVRFTQNIDEPRAALITRVDADGQPLRIISTHLSHRDPERAVHGTELVELVGKVTSEDCPTLLMGDLNEEDDADFIHALKDRMADAGDLVEGKTYPNPAPMVRIDYLMAHGGRFEGAQILDEREASDHRPLVASLILSSPDS, from the coding sequence ATGACGTACAATATCCGCCTGGGCATCCAGCAAGGGGTCGAGGCGATCGCCCGTGTCATCCGTGAACAGCGCCCCGACATCGTGGCCTTGCAGGAGGTGGGACGTGGTTGGAGAATGGGTCCCGAAGGCGACACCGCCGCCGAACTGTGTACCCAGTGCGACCTACCGCACCACGTCTACGTGACCACCATCGACGACGACGGGCAACACTACGGCCACGCCATCTTGTCGCGCTGGCCGCTCCAAAACCCCGAAATCGTTCGATTCACCCAGAATATCGACGAGCCGCGCGCGGCGCTCATCACCCGCGTCGACGCCGACGGCCAACCGCTACGGATCATCTCGACGCACCTGTCGCACCGCGACCCGGAGCGCGCCGTGCACGGCACCGAGCTCGTCGAGCTGGTCGGCAAAGTCACCTCAGAAGACTGCCCCACCCTGTTGATGGGTGATTTGAACGAAGAAGACGACGCCGACTTCATCCATGCGCTCAAAGACCGCATGGCCGACGCCGGCGACCTGGTGGAGGGAAAGACCTACCCGAACCCCGCTCCGATGGTGCGCATCGATTACCTGATGGCCCACGGCGGGCGCTTCGAGGGGGCGCAGATACTCGACGAGCGGGAGGCTTCCGATCACCGCCCGCTCGTCGCCAGCTTAATCCTCAGCTCGCCTGACTCTTGA
- the mraZ gene encoding division/cell wall cluster transcriptional repressor MraZ: MHGRIPVSGVTRRLGVMFRGQYEHTMDAKGRVSLPARFREVLAEMDVEGSNADRVILTRNFEKSLELYPLDKWLNFEEKVRSLPQFDPNVQRVLRVFVAGAVECSLDSHGRLLVPQPMRQFGGLEREVVWVGQLEKVQLWSKPRWDAAVDAALEDAEELQAKVAEFGL; the protein is encoded by the coding sequence ATGCACGGACGCATCCCGGTCAGCGGTGTTACTCGACGGCTCGGCGTCATGTTTCGAGGTCAGTACGAACATACGATGGACGCCAAGGGCCGCGTCAGCCTCCCGGCGAGGTTCCGCGAAGTACTCGCCGAGATGGATGTCGAGGGTAGCAATGCTGACCGGGTTATCCTGACGCGAAACTTCGAGAAGAGCCTGGAGCTTTATCCGCTCGATAAGTGGCTCAACTTCGAAGAGAAGGTGCGCTCACTTCCGCAGTTCGACCCCAACGTTCAGCGCGTCTTGCGAGTGTTCGTTGCTGGAGCTGTAGAATGCTCACTCGATAGCCACGGCCGCCTGCTCGTTCCCCAGCCGATGCGGCAATTCGGCGGGCTCGAGCGCGAGGTGGTGTGGGTCGGCCAGCTCGAAAAGGTTCAGCTTTGGTCGAAGCCACGTTGGGATGCTGCGGTCGACGCGGCGTTGGAAGACGCCGAGGAGCTGCAGGCCAAGGTCGCCGAGTTCGGCCTATAA
- a CDS encoding Kelch repeat-containing protein, producing MKRISVLVVLSALVAAAVGCGDEVERDPKLNIQVIGWGSGQDGTVGFQPRLPVFDTAAQVRVNLTHPGTGQLVNTAAFNPSEQRAVIPKLRFGNDLRMEFEVVDTQGVPVATGATPLFDFDGDELVKGYRIQVDEVDTFSPVGSVVNKAGRSELTQSRMDYRAVRDFEADRWLGRVGHVTVPYDGGNKALIVGGAHVDPVRRPAGLPQIKIVQDDLMEFDPATGYFTDLSYDPQTRGVRANSADRLFEGRAFHTVTPIGNDKFLVIGGFTSGDPNARALNSIELIDLNAAPGTRVQQLVDASGSPLTLEAPRAFHTATYRPSDNTVIVAGGIGRGGENDVLDSVELIDLDESSVQTVGQMGEGRAEHEAVLMGDGETVWLLGGRGPSGALSSTETVSGDAGGVSISTAASMNTARYAFAALRITPNNGSLVMAIGGYTDLDGNVTDTFEFSSLGRDEFLAEGNWRLEEGRGNPQAIELSNSNNIVVLGGRDGSQARLTSSEVLEFGDLGDPKPYTARTTEGTSHNERADFTATPLSNGKILLIGGVGRFDGTTTTLDSAEYFTPLDPRGTAPAN from the coding sequence ATGAAGAGAATTAGTGTTCTGGTGGTGCTCTCGGCGCTGGTGGCCGCTGCCGTGGGTTGTGGCGACGAGGTCGAGCGTGACCCCAAGCTCAATATCCAGGTTATCGGATGGGGTTCGGGCCAAGATGGCACCGTCGGGTTTCAGCCGCGGCTGCCGGTGTTCGACACCGCTGCACAGGTCCGAGTCAATTTGACCCATCCGGGCACCGGTCAGCTGGTCAATACGGCCGCCTTCAACCCCTCGGAGCAACGCGCAGTCATCCCCAAACTTCGGTTTGGCAACGACCTGCGCATGGAGTTCGAGGTGGTGGATACGCAGGGTGTTCCTGTCGCCACCGGCGCCACGCCGTTGTTCGACTTCGACGGCGACGAGTTGGTCAAGGGCTACCGTATCCAAGTCGACGAGGTCGATACCTTCTCGCCGGTGGGCTCGGTGGTCAACAAGGCCGGACGCTCCGAGTTGACCCAGAGCCGCATGGACTATCGCGCCGTGCGTGACTTCGAGGCCGACCGCTGGCTCGGTCGCGTCGGTCATGTGACCGTGCCCTACGATGGCGGCAACAAGGCGCTCATCGTCGGCGGCGCCCATGTCGACCCGGTGCGCCGGCCGGCAGGGCTCCCGCAGATCAAGATCGTCCAAGACGACCTGATGGAATTCGACCCGGCCACGGGTTATTTTACCGACCTCTCTTATGACCCGCAGACGCGCGGCGTGCGCGCAAACTCGGCCGACCGCCTCTTCGAAGGGCGCGCTTTCCACACGGTCACCCCGATTGGAAATGACAAGTTTCTGGTCATCGGTGGGTTTACCTCCGGTGATCCGAACGCTCGCGCCCTCAACTCCATCGAACTCATCGACCTGAACGCAGCGCCGGGTACGCGCGTGCAGCAACTCGTCGACGCCAGCGGCTCGCCGCTGACCCTCGAGGCGCCGCGCGCTTTCCACACCGCCACCTATCGCCCGTCGGACAACACGGTCATCGTCGCCGGCGGCATCGGTCGTGGCGGCGAAAACGACGTGCTCGACTCGGTCGAGCTCATCGACCTGGACGAGTCGTCGGTGCAAACCGTCGGCCAGATGGGCGAAGGGCGCGCCGAGCACGAGGCGGTGCTGATGGGAGACGGAGAGACCGTTTGGTTGTTGGGCGGACGTGGGCCTAGCGGTGCGCTCAGCTCGACGGAGACGGTCAGCGGTGACGCCGGAGGGGTGAGCATCAGCACGGCGGCCTCGATGAACACGGCGCGCTATGCCTTCGCAGCGCTTCGCATTACACCGAACAATGGCTCGTTGGTCATGGCCATCGGTGGCTATACCGACCTCGACGGCAACGTGACCGATACGTTCGAATTCAGCAGCTTGGGTCGCGACGAGTTTCTCGCAGAAGGCAACTGGCGTCTTGAAGAAGGCCGCGGCAACCCGCAGGCCATCGAGCTTTCCAACTCCAACAATATCGTCGTGCTCGGCGGTCGGGATGGTTCGCAAGCTCGTCTCACCTCGTCGGAGGTGCTCGAGTTTGGCGACCTGGGCGATCCCAAGCCGTACACAGCCCGAACCACCGAGGGCACCTCGCACAACGAGCGGGCCGATTTCACGGCGACTCCGCTGTCGAACGGCAAGATCCTGCTCATCGGCGGGGTGGGGCGCTTCGATGGCACCACCACCACGCTCGACAGCGCCGAGTACTTCACGCCGCTCGACCCGCGGGGCACGGCTCCGGCAAACTGA
- a CDS encoding FHA domain-containing protein produces the protein MAKLIYQDPDSGQEVSVDIGPNFPEVTIGRNPGNIVRINNPSISRKHAKLVFDNGQVTLYDLNSSNGSYVNGSRIQNQVLVDGDRIRCGEFPLDFVETAGVESVGPASVDVEPVEEPQGGQFGAGGFQQQPQSSPNFQQPAQSSPGFQQPSQSQPGFGAEHTEGLVESSGFGAEPISAEPISAEPINQGPAGGAPPSPPPSGGNRFGPSDDAYGDDYGANYGDNYDDGYGDGYGDAYGDDYADEEYAEPVMLSDGDFEEIADQPVQPADSAPTGADDGIYEYREEDDDDLDTRAESGDIVKDLYDDTTNAPPEEIAQGLAAAGIAPSGGGAAVDSGEAEALRAENEELKERLARLEADNDDLQRELDAAGSDPGGAAQLQIERLRKERDRLSDERRNLMRQLKETRSELEAAPEPEELDALEGQLAEAREEIDGLTDELEAAHNDIQTRDDTIDNLTAQLDEAEAELEAIQDKFAETEKEKFEVAEESSQLGEQLSEAQESLQSFEERFHQAEEKIIELETRIAELETERDELQEQLDARIATVESQEERIAELEGQLEDANAQIDTLTEEADALRAQLTQVEDERDVLQQTLDARPTDDDVVALQQDLEETKNALETTTAERDELIERRDTLEADLAESRELLDDLQDRLDTVSAERDQFRKERDEHKQEKEAFARETDYLQSNRRKWVEQIEELEATVDELKADKKKKKAIFDELSGDLRALVKKNNEFKARVAELEEALEAGPTAEDLAEREELMEQLEEDLVEAQAKIEELEQDSTELTRELGEIAEERDALAERIESVEEEYEEKLEALRADKEEIEGSQGAEMEELRAEHAEKLEALEAEKDEQIAELTEERDELEGRVEELAARIEELEASDEDGEDLQAELEERIAELEKELADREATLEELILERDKLEDQLKSQAS, from the coding sequence GTGGCAAAACTGATCTATCAGGATCCAGATTCCGGTCAGGAAGTTTCGGTCGACATCGGCCCGAATTTTCCCGAAGTGACCATCGGGCGTAACCCGGGAAATATCGTGCGGATCAACAATCCGTCGATCTCCCGCAAACACGCCAAGCTCGTCTTCGACAACGGCCAGGTCACCCTGTACGACCTGAACAGCTCGAACGGCAGCTACGTCAACGGCAGTCGGATTCAAAACCAGGTCTTGGTCGACGGCGATCGGATTCGGTGTGGCGAGTTTCCGCTGGACTTCGTCGAGACTGCGGGCGTCGAGAGCGTGGGGCCGGCGTCGGTCGATGTCGAGCCGGTCGAGGAGCCGCAGGGTGGCCAATTCGGCGCCGGCGGCTTCCAGCAGCAACCGCAATCATCGCCCAACTTCCAGCAGCCCGCCCAGTCTTCGCCGGGTTTCCAGCAGCCGTCCCAGTCTCAGCCGGGCTTTGGCGCCGAGCATACCGAGGGACTCGTCGAGTCGTCGGGCTTTGGCGCCGAGCCGATCAGCGCCGAGCCCATCAGCGCCGAGCCGATCAATCAGGGGCCGGCCGGAGGCGCGCCACCCTCACCGCCGCCGAGCGGCGGCAATCGCTTCGGGCCGTCTGATGACGCCTACGGTGACGATTACGGAGCAAACTACGGCGATAACTACGACGACGGGTATGGAGACGGCTACGGCGATGCCTACGGTGACGACTACGCCGACGAGGAGTATGCCGAGCCGGTCATGCTGAGCGACGGTGACTTCGAAGAGATCGCCGACCAGCCCGTGCAGCCGGCCGACTCGGCGCCCACAGGCGCCGATGACGGCATCTACGAGTACCGCGAGGAGGACGACGACGATCTCGACACCCGCGCCGAGTCGGGCGACATCGTCAAGGACCTGTACGACGATACGACCAACGCCCCGCCCGAAGAGATCGCGCAGGGGCTCGCCGCTGCAGGGATCGCGCCCAGCGGTGGTGGAGCAGCTGTCGATTCGGGCGAGGCCGAGGCGCTGCGCGCCGAAAACGAGGAGCTCAAAGAGCGTCTTGCCCGGCTCGAGGCCGATAACGACGACCTGCAGCGCGAGCTCGACGCCGCCGGCTCCGATCCCGGCGGAGCAGCACAGCTGCAGATCGAGCGGCTCCGCAAAGAGCGCGACCGCCTCTCGGATGAGCGCCGGAATTTGATGCGCCAGCTCAAGGAGACGCGCAGCGAGCTCGAAGCCGCACCCGAGCCCGAGGAGCTCGACGCGCTCGAGGGTCAGTTGGCCGAGGCGCGCGAAGAGATCGACGGGCTGACCGACGAGCTCGAAGCGGCCCACAACGATATCCAGACGCGCGACGACACCATCGACAACCTGACCGCCCAGCTCGACGAGGCCGAGGCGGAGCTCGAGGCGATTCAGGACAAGTTCGCCGAGACCGAAAAGGAGAAGTTCGAGGTGGCCGAGGAGAGCTCGCAGCTCGGCGAGCAGCTCAGCGAGGCTCAAGAGAGCTTGCAGAGCTTCGAGGAGCGCTTCCACCAGGCCGAAGAGAAGATCATCGAGCTGGAGACGCGCATCGCCGAGTTGGAGACCGAGCGGGACGAGCTACAAGAGCAGCTCGACGCGCGTATCGCGACCGTCGAATCGCAAGAGGAGCGCATCGCCGAACTCGAAGGCCAACTCGAGGACGCCAACGCGCAGATCGACACGCTGACCGAGGAGGCCGACGCCTTGCGCGCTCAGCTCACCCAGGTCGAGGACGAGCGCGACGTGCTCCAGCAGACCTTGGATGCCCGGCCCACCGACGACGACGTGGTGGCGCTGCAGCAAGATCTCGAGGAGACCAAAAACGCCCTCGAGACGACCACCGCAGAGCGTGACGAGCTCATCGAGCGCCGCGACACGCTCGAGGCCGATTTGGCCGAGAGCCGCGAGCTGCTCGACGACCTTCAGGATCGTCTCGACACCGTCAGCGCCGAGCGTGACCAGTTCCGCAAGGAGCGCGACGAGCACAAGCAAGAGAAAGAGGCGTTCGCCCGCGAGACCGATTACCTGCAGAGCAATCGGCGCAAGTGGGTCGAGCAGATCGAGGAACTCGAGGCGACCGTCGACGAACTCAAGGCCGACAAGAAGAAGAAAAAGGCCATCTTCGACGAGCTTTCCGGCGACCTGCGCGCGCTGGTCAAGAAGAACAACGAGTTCAAGGCGCGCGTCGCCGAACTCGAAGAGGCGCTCGAGGCCGGCCCGACCGCCGAGGACCTCGCCGAGCGCGAGGAGTTGATGGAGCAGCTCGAAGAGGACCTCGTCGAGGCGCAGGCCAAGATCGAAGAGCTCGAGCAGGATTCGACCGAGCTGACCCGCGAACTCGGAGAAATCGCCGAGGAGCGCGACGCGCTTGCCGAGCGGATCGAGTCGGTCGAAGAGGAGTACGAAGAGAAACTCGAGGCGTTGCGCGCCGACAAAGAGGAGATCGAAGGTTCACAGGGCGCCGAGATGGAAGAGCTTCGCGCCGAGCACGCCGAGAAGCTCGAGGCGCTCGAGGCCGAAAAGGACGAGCAAATCGCCGAACTGACCGAAGAGCGCGACGAACTCGAGGGGCGCGTCGAAGAACTCGCCGCACGCATCGAGGAACTCGAGGCCTCCGACGAGGATGGTGAGGACCTTCAAGCCGAGCTCGAAGAGCGCATCGCAGAGCTCGAAAAGGAGCTCGCCGACCGCGAGGCCACCCTCGAGGAACTCATCTTGGAGCGTGACAAGCTCGAGGACCAGCTCAAGAGTCAGGCGAGCTGA